Proteins co-encoded in one Kribbella qitaiheensis genomic window:
- a CDS encoding peptidylprolyl isomerase: MSKKTHQHQLAQRKAVRQAERDAERRRQRRTLSVTITAIVAVVVVIVGLFVVLGNNGKDTPAAGDTPSPSAPTALPSTAGPDNKPKSIPTAIAAAPKRTTPLASEVDCTYKKSAEPASKQVNAPANGKVKASGTSKVTLGTSIGDLNLTLDSALAPCTVKSFLSLVGQKYFDNTNCHRLTVGAGLQVLQCGDPTADPAKQGSGGPGYSFNDEVYPQLKYGRGILAMANAGPNTNGSQFFIVYGDASALTPAYTAFGTIDAAGLTAIDKVANAGVIPAGGPTDGRPATPVEIKTATAAT, encoded by the coding sequence ATGTCCAAGAAGACCCATCAGCATCAGCTCGCGCAACGCAAGGCCGTGCGTCAGGCCGAACGAGACGCTGAACGCCGTCGCCAGCGACGGACGCTGAGTGTGACCATCACGGCCATCGTCGCGGTGGTCGTCGTGATTGTCGGTCTCTTCGTGGTGCTGGGGAACAACGGCAAGGACACCCCGGCCGCCGGCGACACCCCGTCGCCGTCGGCCCCCACCGCGCTGCCGTCGACCGCCGGCCCGGACAACAAGCCGAAGTCGATCCCGACCGCGATCGCGGCCGCCCCGAAGCGGACCACGCCGCTGGCATCCGAGGTGGACTGCACCTACAAGAAGTCGGCCGAGCCCGCCAGCAAGCAGGTGAACGCACCGGCCAACGGCAAGGTGAAGGCGAGCGGTACGTCGAAGGTCACCCTCGGCACCTCGATCGGTGACCTGAACCTGACCCTGGACAGTGCCCTGGCACCTTGCACGGTGAAGAGCTTCCTCAGCCTGGTCGGCCAGAAGTACTTCGACAACACCAACTGCCACCGGCTCACCGTCGGCGCCGGCCTGCAGGTGCTGCAGTGCGGCGACCCGACCGCCGATCCCGCCAAGCAGGGCAGCGGCGGCCCGGGGTACAGCTTCAACGACGAGGTCTATCCGCAACTGAAGTACGGCCGCGGCATCCTGGCGATGGCGAACGCCGGCCCGAACACGAACGGCAGCCAGTTCTTCATCGTGTACGGCGACGCGTCGGCGCTGACCCCGGCGTACACGGCCTTCGGCACCATCGACGCGGCCGGGCTGACGGCCATCGACAAGGTCGCCAACGCCGGTGTCATCCCGGCGGGTGGCCCGACCGACGGCCGGCCCGCCACCCCGGTCGAGATCAAGACGGCCACCGCGGCGACCTGA
- a CDS encoding SpoIID/LytB domain-containing protein: MKRAIFVVLVVATLPSGLAVAREVDPPQVEATTTISGRGFGHGRGMSQYGAQGAAIAGKSAKQILDFYYPGTAVGKATGNVRIRLTADTTDGVRVVAINNLKVRDLKANKLYMLPKASTRNQWSIDPYGDHGTKVSSFDAKKRTWTLWRTLKGMAQFEGPGVTALILPSGSQVGYRGTLRATDVAGTHLDTVNVLSLETYLKGVVPREALFTWRPAALQAQAVAARTYAAYHRKRSTNRAYDLCDTILCQVYGGYGSEQYSTNSAIAATAGQIRLYKNSPIIAEFSSSNGGATTPGDLAYQVQKVDGWDAYPGNRNPNASWTVTRPTSRIQAAFGVGVLRSLKVTARTGVGPGGGRVLRVEAVGTNGQKKAMTGDQLRSKLSLRSAWFSFVPPSPTILDIPTDQETR; this comes from the coding sequence ATGAAGCGCGCCATCTTTGTCGTCCTCGTCGTCGCCACGCTGCCGAGCGGTCTGGCCGTCGCCCGCGAGGTCGATCCGCCACAGGTCGAAGCGACCACCACGATCAGTGGTCGCGGCTTCGGTCACGGCCGGGGCATGTCGCAGTACGGCGCTCAGGGTGCTGCTATAGCAGGCAAATCGGCCAAGCAGATCCTGGACTTCTACTACCCCGGTACCGCGGTCGGCAAGGCGACCGGGAACGTCCGGATCCGGCTGACGGCCGACACCACCGATGGCGTCCGGGTGGTTGCCATCAACAACCTCAAGGTGCGCGACCTGAAGGCCAACAAGCTCTACATGTTGCCAAAGGCATCGACCAGGAACCAGTGGTCGATCGACCCGTACGGCGACCACGGCACCAAGGTCAGTTCGTTCGACGCGAAGAAGCGGACCTGGACACTGTGGCGGACGCTCAAGGGGATGGCCCAGTTCGAAGGGCCGGGAGTCACCGCGCTGATCCTGCCGAGCGGTAGCCAGGTCGGCTATCGCGGCACCCTCCGGGCGACGGACGTCGCCGGGACCCATTTGGACACGGTCAACGTGCTCTCGCTGGAGACCTACCTGAAAGGCGTGGTTCCCAGGGAGGCCTTGTTCACCTGGCGCCCAGCCGCTCTCCAGGCGCAAGCGGTGGCGGCGCGCACCTATGCGGCGTACCACCGGAAGCGGTCGACGAATCGCGCGTACGACCTGTGCGACACGATCCTCTGCCAGGTGTACGGCGGCTACGGCTCGGAGCAGTACTCCACCAACTCCGCGATCGCGGCGACCGCCGGCCAGATCAGGCTCTACAAGAATTCGCCGATCATCGCGGAGTTCTCCTCGTCGAACGGCGGCGCGACCACGCCCGGCGATCTGGCCTACCAGGTGCAGAAGGTGGACGGCTGGGACGCCTACCCGGGGAACCGGAACCCGAACGCGAGCTGGACGGTCACCCGGCCGACCTCGCGGATACAGGCGGCCTTCGGCGTCGGCGTACTGCGGAGCCTCAAGGTGACAGCCCGAACCGGTGTCGGGCCGGGCGGCGGCCGCGTACTGCGGGTCGAGGCCGTCGGCACCAATGGGCAGAAGAAGGCGATGACAGGCGACCAGTTGCGGTCGAAACTCAGCCTCCGGTCGGCCTGGTTCAGCTTCGTTCCGCCGAGTCCGACCATCCTTGATATACCAACCGATCAGGAAACCCGCTGA
- a CDS encoding glycosyltransferase 87 family protein — protein MRTKLRWAAALAICVAAGIILPMLWQHSLVDLKVYRLGGRTLLDDASTLYDARLAGLPFTYPPFAAVVMVPFALLPWPFAVALWTVGTVVSLVFVWRLSLGRGIPSALLLAVVAGSLLLEPVRETLGFGQVNLMLCALILYDVLELKHSRRGIWIGLAAGVKLTPLVFLGLLVFTRQWKALLYAGGSFAATVLVGFLVSPHSATEYWTSLVSDTTRIGGLAFSSNQSWNAFLIRLTGDLDGGGLVWLALVGLTVLGGLWFSRLLWLRGDRLASVSICALVGLLCSPVSWSHHWVWALPLGVSLIRVVQGRRRLVVGTLWCGLFAVAPIWWPPNHDNRELTWAFGDQLLGNAYLIGALAAVVLLAVADRRETGSDAVRDTPGRKLPAA, from the coding sequence GTGCGGACCAAACTGAGGTGGGCGGCGGCCTTAGCGATCTGTGTTGCCGCCGGCATCATTCTGCCGATGCTCTGGCAGCACTCGCTGGTCGACCTGAAGGTGTACCGCCTCGGCGGCCGAACCCTCCTTGACGACGCTTCGACCTTGTACGACGCGCGGCTGGCGGGGCTGCCGTTCACCTATCCGCCGTTCGCCGCTGTCGTGATGGTCCCGTTCGCGTTGCTGCCCTGGCCTTTTGCGGTCGCTCTGTGGACGGTCGGCACCGTGGTCAGCCTCGTCTTCGTGTGGCGGCTGTCACTGGGACGCGGCATTCCTTCCGCGCTGCTGCTGGCGGTCGTCGCCGGCTCGCTGCTGCTCGAGCCGGTCCGCGAGACGCTCGGATTCGGCCAGGTCAATCTGATGCTCTGCGCGTTGATCCTGTACGACGTACTCGAGCTCAAGCACTCCCGTCGCGGGATCTGGATCGGGCTGGCGGCCGGGGTGAAGCTGACCCCGCTCGTCTTCCTCGGGCTGCTGGTCTTCACCCGGCAATGGAAGGCGCTGCTGTACGCCGGGGGCTCGTTCGCCGCCACGGTCCTTGTCGGCTTCCTGGTCTCGCCGCACTCGGCCACGGAGTACTGGACTTCGCTGGTCTCCGACACCACCCGGATCGGCGGGCTCGCGTTCTCCAGCAACCAGTCGTGGAACGCCTTCCTGATCAGGTTGACCGGCGATCTCGACGGCGGCGGCCTGGTCTGGCTGGCGCTGGTCGGGCTGACCGTGCTCGGTGGGCTCTGGTTCTCGCGGCTGCTGTGGCTGCGCGGCGACCGGCTCGCCTCGGTCTCCATCTGCGCGCTGGTCGGCCTGCTCTGCTCGCCCGTCTCCTGGAGCCACCACTGGGTCTGGGCGCTGCCGCTCGGCGTGTCGCTGATCCGCGTCGTCCAGGGTCGCCGGCGTCTCGTGGTCGGGACCCTTTGGTGCGGGCTGTTCGCAGTGGCGCCGATCTGGTGGCCGCCGAACCATGACAATCGCGAGCTGACCTGGGCTTTTGGAGACCAACTCCTCGGCAACGCTTACCTGATCGGGGCGCTGGCGGCCGTAGTACTGCTGGCTGTCGCTGACCGTCGCGAGACCGGGTCGGACGCGGTCCGCGACACGCCCGGGCGGAAGCTGCCAGCGGCCTAG
- the hypD gene encoding hydrogenase formation protein HypD has product MKYLAEFSDPALAKRLVDQIHATVTQPWAMMEVCGGQTHTIVRHGIDQLLPDGVEMIHGPGCPVCVTPLEIIDKALEIASQPGVIFCSFGDMLRVPGSGRDLFRIKSEGGDVRVVYSPLDALNLARENPDKQVVFFGIGFETTAPPNAMTVYQAKKLGIENFSLLVSHVRVPPAIEAIMQSPNCRVQAFLAAGHVCSVMGVEEYPELAEKYKVPIVVTGFEPLDILAGILRTVIQLEKGEHTLENAYRRAVRDEGNPAAKAMLADVFETTDRAWRGIGMIPQSGWRLSERYREYDAEYRFQVRDIKTEESTVCRSGEVLQGHIKPHECEAFGTLCTPRNPLGATMVSSEGACAAYYLYRRLQTPTPAPTAMGDNSLAGATSPSATSPAASQQTSADNKEVSSVG; this is encoded by the coding sequence ATGAAGTATCTGGCGGAGTTCAGCGATCCGGCGCTGGCCAAGCGGCTGGTCGACCAGATCCACGCGACCGTCACCCAGCCGTGGGCGATGATGGAAGTCTGCGGCGGTCAGACGCACACGATCGTGCGGCATGGCATCGACCAGTTGCTGCCGGACGGGGTCGAGATGATCCACGGGCCGGGCTGTCCGGTGTGTGTGACGCCGTTGGAGATCATCGACAAGGCGCTGGAGATCGCGTCCCAGCCCGGCGTCATCTTCTGTTCCTTCGGTGACATGCTGCGGGTGCCGGGCAGTGGGCGGGACCTGTTCCGGATCAAGAGTGAGGGCGGCGACGTCCGGGTGGTGTACTCGCCGCTGGACGCGCTGAACCTGGCCCGGGAGAACCCGGACAAGCAGGTGGTGTTCTTCGGGATCGGGTTCGAGACGACCGCGCCGCCGAACGCGATGACGGTGTACCAGGCGAAGAAGCTCGGCATCGAGAATTTCAGCCTGCTGGTGTCGCACGTGCGGGTGCCACCGGCGATCGAGGCGATCATGCAGTCGCCGAACTGCCGGGTGCAGGCGTTTCTCGCGGCCGGGCACGTGTGCAGCGTGATGGGAGTGGAGGAGTATCCGGAGCTGGCCGAGAAGTACAAGGTGCCGATCGTCGTCACCGGCTTCGAGCCGTTGGACATCCTGGCCGGGATCCTGCGCACGGTGATCCAGCTGGAGAAGGGCGAACACACGCTGGAGAACGCTTATCGCAGGGCGGTTCGCGACGAGGGCAACCCGGCGGCGAAGGCGATGCTGGCGGACGTGTTCGAGACCACCGACAGAGCCTGGCGGGGGATCGGGATGATCCCGCAGAGCGGCTGGCGGCTGTCCGAGCGCTATCGCGAGTACGACGCGGAGTACAGGTTCCAGGTTCGCGACATCAAGACCGAGGAGTCGACCGTCTGCCGCAGCGGCGAGGTCCTCCAGGGCCACATCAAACCGCACGAGTGCGAAGCCTTCGGCACGCTCTGCACCCCCCGAAACCCCCTCGGCGCCACCATGGTCTCCTCCGAAGGCGCCTGCGCCGCCTACTACCTCTACCGCCGCCTGCAAACCCCAACTCCTGCACCCACCGCGATGGGTGACAACTCTCTGGCCGGTGCGACCTCGCCGTCTGCTACCTCTCCGGCCGCATCGCAGCAGACCTCCGCCGACAACAAAGAGGTGAGTTCTGTTGGCTGA
- a CDS encoding glycoside hydrolase family 76 protein, whose product MLAVLHAPAAGAATADQAGHLPSPAARATASYQALTKYFETGQDNLLLEEYPNTQTNPYSYVWPYSQAAVAAENLAGIPGSGRKASAEAQRRLDGYQPYWNATTTPTGYDSYVRPPLGGGGDKFYDDNEWIGLNLIQHYQRTGDRSSLARAKEIFALVVHGWDTDPAHPCAGGVYWTQAPWSQDRNTISNGPGAELGAHLYLLTRDKSYLTWAKKMYGWAQQCMLAENGLYNDHIDLAGNVEKTQWSYNQGVMLGAGTLLYKATNDRKYLNDAKSLAKASLAFYGAEDRLWKQPTRFNAIYFKNLLILDSVSHDSSYKATMQAYTDRAWKEVRDPATGLFHFADGPVVLLEQAGMVQIDALLAWPRSRYDELA is encoded by the coding sequence ATGCTCGCTGTGCTGCACGCCCCCGCGGCCGGTGCGGCCACCGCCGATCAGGCGGGCCATTTGCCTAGCCCGGCCGCCCGGGCCACGGCGTCGTACCAGGCCCTGACCAAGTACTTCGAGACCGGCCAGGACAATCTCCTGCTGGAGGAGTACCCCAATACCCAGACGAACCCCTACTCGTACGTCTGGCCCTACTCGCAGGCAGCGGTCGCCGCCGAGAATCTGGCCGGCATCCCGGGCTCGGGCCGTAAGGCGTCGGCGGAGGCCCAGCGCAGGCTGGACGGCTACCAGCCGTACTGGAACGCGACCACCACGCCCACGGGCTACGACTCCTACGTGCGCCCGCCGCTCGGCGGTGGTGGCGACAAGTTCTACGACGACAACGAGTGGATCGGGCTGAACCTGATCCAGCACTACCAGCGGACTGGTGACCGCTCGTCGCTCGCCCGCGCGAAGGAGATCTTCGCGCTCGTCGTCCACGGCTGGGACACCGACCCGGCGCACCCGTGCGCGGGTGGCGTCTACTGGACCCAGGCACCCTGGAGCCAGGACCGCAACACCATCTCCAACGGCCCCGGCGCCGAGCTCGGCGCGCATCTCTACCTGCTCACCCGGGACAAGTCGTACCTGACCTGGGCGAAGAAGATGTACGGCTGGGCGCAGCAGTGCATGCTGGCCGAGAACGGCCTGTACAACGACCACATCGACCTCGCCGGAAACGTCGAGAAGACCCAGTGGAGCTACAACCAGGGCGTCATGCTCGGCGCCGGAACCCTGCTCTACAAGGCGACTAACGACCGCAAGTACCTCAACGACGCCAAGTCCCTGGCGAAGGCGTCGCTGGCCTTCTACGGCGCCGAGGACCGGCTCTGGAAGCAGCCGACCCGGTTCAACGCGATCTACTTCAAGAACCTGCTGATCCTCGACTCGGTCTCGCATGACTCGAGCTACAAGGCGACCATGCAGGCTTACACCGACCGGGCCTGGAAAGAGGTCCGCGATCCGGCGACGGGCCTCTTCCACTTCGCCGACGGACCGGTCGTCCTGCTCGAGCAGGCGGGCATGGTCCAGATCGACGCCCTGCTGGCCTGGCCGCGTTCCCGGTACGACGAACTGGCCTGA
- the hypB gene encoding hydrogenase nickel incorporation protein HypB codes for MCSTCGCGQPDGAGTRLTVVHGHDHEHSHDDHEHAAGHGHGHGHEDGSGHGHGHEAGAAHEHGRGHGVEKVIAEPETRTVLLEQEILAKNDGLAAANRHSLVERGISAVNLMSSPGSGKTTLLEHTIRAVGDRRQALVIEGDQETLYDAERIRATGSKVVQINTGAGCHLDAQMMSSGLAELDPPDGSLVFVENVGNLVCPALFDLGEAARVVIISVTEGADKPAKYPYMFRTADLVLLNKIDLLPYVDFDVELCLSLIARIKPDAKILQVSATKGDGMDAWYDWLAKL; via the coding sequence ATGTGCAGCACGTGCGGATGTGGGCAGCCTGATGGGGCTGGGACCCGGCTGACCGTTGTCCACGGCCACGATCATGAGCACAGTCACGACGATCACGAGCACGCCGCGGGCCATGGCCACGGGCATGGACACGAGGACGGCTCAGGTCATGGGCATGGGCATGAGGCTGGTGCCGCGCACGAGCATGGCCGCGGGCATGGTGTGGAGAAGGTTATTGCTGAGCCGGAGACGCGGACCGTCCTGCTGGAGCAGGAGATTTTGGCTAAGAATGACGGGTTGGCGGCGGCTAATCGGCATAGTTTGGTGGAGCGTGGGATTAGTGCGGTGAATCTGATGAGTTCGCCGGGGTCCGGGAAGACAACCCTGCTCGAGCACACGATTCGGGCGGTTGGGGATCGGCGGCAGGCGCTGGTGATCGAGGGGGATCAGGAGACTCTGTACGACGCTGAGCGGATTCGGGCTACTGGTAGCAAGGTGGTGCAGATCAATACGGGGGCCGGATGTCATCTGGATGCGCAGATGATGAGTTCAGGGCTGGCTGAGCTTGATCCGCCGGATGGGTCGCTCGTGTTCGTGGAGAACGTCGGGAATCTGGTCTGTCCGGCGTTGTTCGATCTCGGTGAGGCTGCCCGGGTGGTGATCATCTCGGTGACGGAGGGCGCGGATAAGCCGGCCAAGTATCCGTACATGTTCCGTACTGCGGATCTCGTTCTGCTGAACAAGATCGATCTGCTGCCGTACGTCGATTTTGACGTGGAGCTGTGTCTGAGTCTGATCGCCCGGATCAAGCCGGATGCGAAGATCCTTCAGGTCTCCGCGACCAAGGGCGACGGCATGGACGCCTGGTACGACTGGCTTGCCAAGCTCTAA
- the hypE gene encoding hydrogenase expression/formation protein HypE, with the protein MIIATGDTKVVDSGHGDGVYINTAGIGLVREGVDIRPQRAAPGDVVIISGMIGVHGIAIMSVREGISFGTEVVSDCAPLNGLVAAMLDTTPDLHVLRDPTRGGVATSLNEIAKAAGVGIELTESDLPIPETVANACSFLGLDPLYVANEGKLLAIVARDQADELLATMRAHPLGADAAVIGECVTDHPGMVVTKTTFGATRVVDTPIGEQLPRIC; encoded by the coding sequence GTGATCATCGCGACCGGCGACACCAAGGTCGTCGACTCCGGACATGGCGACGGCGTCTACATCAACACCGCCGGCATCGGCCTGGTTCGCGAGGGCGTCGACATCCGCCCGCAGCGGGCCGCACCGGGTGACGTCGTGATCATCAGCGGCATGATCGGTGTCCACGGCATCGCCATCATGAGCGTCCGCGAAGGCATCTCGTTCGGCACCGAGGTCGTCTCCGACTGCGCCCCTCTCAACGGCCTGGTCGCGGCGATGCTCGACACCACCCCCGACCTGCACGTACTGCGCGACCCGACCCGCGGTGGCGTCGCCACCTCGCTCAACGAGATCGCCAAAGCGGCCGGAGTCGGCATCGAGCTGACCGAAAGCGACCTGCCCATCCCCGAAACCGTCGCCAACGCCTGCTCGTTCCTCGGCCTGGACCCGCTGTACGTCGCCAACGAGGGCAAGCTGCTCGCGATCGTCGCCCGCGACCAGGCCGACGAGTTGCTCGCCACCATGCGCGCCCATCCACTGGGCGCCGACGCCGCCGTCATCGGCGAATGCGTCACGGACCATCCCGGCATGGTCGTCACCAAGACCACCTTCGGCGCCACCCGCGTCGTGGACACCCCGATCGGAGAACAACTCCCCAGAATCTGCTGA
- a CDS encoding glycosyltransferase 87 family protein, protein MITGFLGDPAKRRWVLAAGICAIVGLLLPFVWAHTGADLKVYRLGGASILADPSGLYDARLKYISMPFTYPLFGALVMVPVSLLPWPLAYGGSVLVSLIALVAIWRLSLRSHLDVLRKYFGHPHPAVLVALVAGSVLLEPVRETLSYGQINLILCAVVLYDVLTMKRSRRGIWIGVAAGIKLTPLVFFGLLLVTKQWRALAHASAAFLGTMVIGFLLAPRTAMDYWTQMVSDTGRIGGLAYSGNQSWNGYLIRVTGDLAGGGRLWQVAVLLTVLAGLWLTRVLWLRGEHLASVSVCALIGLFCSPVSWSHHWVWCLPLGISLLTATKLGRRHPVAFSTVWFGLFILAPIWWPPRRGNLELTWNLPQQVAGNAYLWLSLTAAVLLAIGTRSKKRAVELDDAIVS, encoded by the coding sequence GTGATCACGGGGTTCCTGGGGGATCCGGCGAAGCGGCGTTGGGTGCTGGCAGCCGGGATATGTGCAATCGTCGGCCTGCTGCTGCCGTTCGTGTGGGCGCACACCGGTGCCGACCTGAAGGTCTACCGGCTCGGTGGCGCGTCGATTCTGGCCGACCCGTCGGGCCTGTACGACGCCCGGCTGAAGTACATCTCGATGCCGTTCACCTATCCGCTGTTCGGCGCCCTGGTGATGGTGCCGGTCTCGTTGCTGCCCTGGCCGCTCGCCTACGGCGGGTCGGTCCTGGTGTCGCTGATCGCACTCGTCGCGATCTGGCGACTGAGCCTGCGAAGTCACCTCGACGTCCTGCGCAAGTACTTCGGCCACCCGCACCCCGCCGTACTGGTGGCTCTGGTGGCCGGGTCCGTGCTGCTCGAACCGGTCCGCGAGACCTTGTCGTACGGCCAGATCAACCTGATCCTCTGCGCGGTCGTCCTGTACGACGTACTCACCATGAAGCGCTCGCGCCGCGGGATCTGGATCGGCGTGGCGGCCGGGATCAAGCTGACCCCGTTGGTCTTCTTCGGCCTGCTGCTGGTGACGAAGCAATGGCGGGCCCTCGCGCACGCGTCGGCCGCGTTCCTCGGCACCATGGTGATCGGATTCCTGCTGGCGCCGCGGACGGCGATGGACTACTGGACCCAGATGGTGTCGGACACAGGACGGATCGGCGGCCTGGCGTACTCCGGGAACCAGTCGTGGAACGGCTATCTGATCCGGGTCACCGGCGATCTCGCCGGCGGCGGCCGACTCTGGCAGGTCGCGGTCCTGCTGACCGTGCTCGCCGGCCTTTGGCTGACCCGAGTGCTGTGGCTCCGCGGCGAGCACCTTGCCTCGGTGTCGGTATGCGCGCTGATCGGGCTGTTCTGCTCGCCAGTGTCGTGGAGCCACCACTGGGTCTGGTGCCTCCCCCTCGGCATCTCCTTGCTAACAGCAACCAAGCTCGGGCGCCGTCATCCCGTGGCCTTTTCGACTGTTTGGTTCGGGTTGTTCATCCTGGCGCCGATCTGGTGGCCCCCACGCCGAGGCAACCTCGAACTCACGTGGAACCTCCCCCAGCAGGTCGCCGGCAACGCCTACCTCTGGCTCTCCCTAACCGCAGCCGTCCTGTTAGCCATCGGCACCCGCTCCAAGAAGCGTGCGGTAGAGCTGGACGATGCCATCGTCAGCTGA
- a CDS encoding hydrogenase maturation nickel metallochaperone HypA: protein MHELAIAESVVGAVVDKVGDGAVVAVRVEIGRLSGVVADSLRFCFEVVVNGTGLQDARLDIDEPSGRAYCRTCGDEFELDDPIMLCPCGSADLEVLSGQQLRIISVEVV from the coding sequence GTGCATGAGTTGGCTATCGCCGAGAGTGTGGTGGGGGCCGTCGTCGACAAGGTCGGGGATGGGGCGGTGGTCGCGGTGCGGGTGGAGATCGGGCGGTTGTCCGGGGTGGTTGCTGATTCGCTGCGGTTTTGTTTTGAGGTTGTGGTGAATGGGACCGGGTTGCAGGATGCGCGGTTGGACATCGACGAGCCGTCTGGGCGGGCGTACTGTCGAACGTGCGGTGACGAGTTCGAACTCGATGACCCGATCATGTTGTGCCCTTGTGGCAGTGCCGATCTCGAAGTGCTCAGTGGCCAGCAGTTGAGGATTATCTCGGTGGAGGTGGTCTGA
- a CDS encoding N-acetylmuramoyl-L-alanine amidase: MRNTRLAVTAVTGLALFVPNLPQSSAEATKPPEATKAEATRAQEATDPSYQELPLRQGLSTTSATATKPFGMVGVTWPSRPDSHELVVKVRVQRNGVWSDWEQLPVEEDHGPDPAILEGRERSGTDPFWVGDANGVDASLTTQDGTAVSGAKVVLIQPGTLATDANPPSTFAADRTDARAPYPVPAIIGRPGWGADERLRSHNGAACARPKYTSTVQAAFVHHTADRNNYTRAQVPAMIRAMYAYHVKSRGWCDLGYNFLVDKFGRAFEGRYGGMQLPVLGAHTGAFNGNSFGVSLIGNFEKVKPTRAMLEATARIIAWKLDANYRSPQATVVLGGSKLHTVSGHRDTKATACPGNNLYSQLGWLKQRADALMGKSVSTEIYRFAQQLGGYRKIGQPFWGEHPTRTGRATYFGARDLFWSRATGAHSVQGGFRGRFRMYGPDGLLGMPTAEQRDGRPSGSRVQAFHYGAIYWSRRTGMHAVNGLISRKYGALGSDRSRLGLPVSEPFKVAGGVQQKFQHGRLTLSFRTQKVYVT, translated from the coding sequence ATGAGAAATACCCGACTCGCGGTGACTGCGGTGACCGGCCTCGCGCTGTTCGTCCCCAATCTCCCGCAGAGCTCCGCCGAAGCAACCAAGCCACCCGAAGCCACCAAGGCCGAAGCCACCAGGGCCCAAGAAGCAACCGACCCGTCGTACCAGGAACTGCCGCTGCGGCAAGGTCTCAGTACTACGTCCGCGACCGCGACGAAGCCGTTCGGAATGGTCGGCGTCACCTGGCCCAGCCGACCCGACTCGCACGAGCTCGTGGTCAAGGTCAGGGTTCAACGCAACGGGGTGTGGTCGGACTGGGAACAGCTTCCGGTCGAGGAGGACCACGGCCCCGACCCGGCGATCCTCGAGGGCCGGGAACGCTCCGGCACCGATCCGTTCTGGGTCGGTGACGCGAACGGCGTCGACGCTTCCCTGACCACGCAGGACGGTACGGCGGTAAGCGGCGCGAAGGTCGTCCTGATCCAGCCGGGCACCCTCGCCACCGACGCGAATCCGCCGAGCACCTTCGCCGCCGACCGCACCGACGCCCGCGCGCCCTACCCGGTCCCGGCGATCATCGGGCGACCTGGCTGGGGAGCCGACGAGCGGTTGCGCAGCCACAACGGCGCGGCTTGTGCGAGACCGAAGTACACAAGCACTGTGCAGGCGGCATTCGTGCACCACACGGCCGATCGCAACAACTACACCCGCGCGCAGGTCCCGGCGATGATCCGCGCGATGTACGCGTACCACGTGAAGAGCCGTGGCTGGTGCGACCTCGGGTACAACTTCCTGGTCGACAAGTTCGGTCGCGCCTTCGAGGGCCGGTACGGCGGGATGCAGTTGCCCGTACTCGGTGCGCACACCGGCGCATTCAACGGCAACTCGTTCGGCGTCTCGCTGATCGGCAACTTCGAGAAGGTGAAGCCCACCCGGGCGATGCTGGAGGCAACGGCCCGGATCATCGCCTGGAAGCTGGACGCGAACTATCGCTCGCCGCAAGCCACCGTTGTACTGGGCGGCAGCAAGCTGCACACCGTCTCCGGCCATCGCGACACCAAGGCGACCGCGTGCCCGGGCAACAACCTCTACTCGCAACTCGGTTGGCTGAAGCAACGAGCCGACGCGTTGATGGGCAAGAGTGTGTCCACCGAGATCTACCGCTTCGCCCAGCAGCTAGGCGGCTATCGCAAGATCGGTCAGCCGTTCTGGGGAGAGCATCCGACCCGGACCGGCCGTGCCACGTACTTCGGCGCAAGGGATCTCTTCTGGTCCCGGGCGACCGGCGCGCACAGCGTCCAAGGTGGTTTCCGCGGTCGCTTCCGGATGTACGGCCCGGACGGCCTGCTCGGAATGCCGACGGCGGAACAGCGCGACGGAAGGCCGTCCGGCAGTCGGGTCCAGGCCTTCCACTACGGCGCGATCTACTGGTCGAGACGCACCGGTATGCACGCCGTCAACGGCCTGATCTCTCGCAAATACGGGGCTCTCGGCTCCGATCGGTCCCGCCTGGGCCTGCCCGTCTCGGAGCCGTTCAAGGTCGCCGGCGGCGTACAGCAGAAGTTCCAGCACGGCCGGCTCACCCTCAGCTTCCGCACCCAGAAGGTCTACGTCACATGA